In Nicotiana tabacum cultivar K326 chromosome 19, ASM71507v2, whole genome shotgun sequence, one DNA window encodes the following:
- the LOC107793300 gene encoding vacuolar iron transporter homolog 4-like: MAAQNQVQITIPKQHYDQNQAPEEDFDYSQRAQWLRAAILGANDGLVSVASLMMGVGAVQENVKTMILTGFAGLFAGACSMAIGEFVSVYSQLDIELAQMKREKTTGGGQNQEHQHQHQEEEGNKEQLPNPFQAAGASSIVFSLGAIVPILAAAFIADHKVRLAVIVAAVSLALLAFGGVGAFLGRSPMVKSCARVLIGGWMAMAITFGLTRLIGSMGLEM, encoded by the coding sequence ATGGCTGCTCAAAACCAAGTACAAATTACCATCCCTAAACAACATTATGACCAAAACCAAGCCCCTGAAGAGGATTTTGACTACTCTCAAAGAGCACAATGGCTTCGAGCAGCTATATTAGGAGCCAATGATGGATTAGTATCAGTTGCATCTTTGATGATGGGTGTTGGAGCTGTCCAAGAAAACGTTAAGACCATGATCCTTACAGGCTTTGCAGGGTTGTTTGCCGGTGCTTGTAGCATGGCTATAGGAGAGTTTGTTTCTGTGTACTCTCAACTAGACATAGAGTTAGCccaaatgaagagagagaaaacaaCAGGAGGAGGACAGAACCAAGaacatcaacatcaacatcaagAAGAAGAAGGTAACAAGGAACAGCTGCCAAATCCATTTCAGGCAGCCGGAGCCTCGAGTATTGTATTTTCATTGGGTGCCATAGTACCAATTCTTGCTGCTGCATTTATAGCAGATCATAAGGTGAGGCTAGCTGTGATTGTGGCTGCAGTGAGCTTAGCATTGTTAGCATTTGGAGGAGTTGGTGCTTTTTTGGGCAGAAGTCCTATGGTCAAATCTTGTGCCAGAGTTTTAATTGGTGGTTGGATGGCTATGGCCATTACCTTTGGCCTCACTAGATTGATTGGCTCTATGGGCTTGGAAATGTGA
- the LOC107793298 gene encoding vacuolar iron transporter homolog 4-like, protein MAAQNHVQLTVLKEHDNQNQNEVPEEEFDYSQRAQWLRAGILGANDGVVTTASLMMGVGAVQKDVNAMILIGFAALFAGACSMAIGEFVSVYSQLDIELAQIKRENTIRGQNHEEQGEEDKKEGLPNPFLAAIASAVAFSLGGIIPILAAGFISNHKVRMAVVVAAVSVALFVFGGVGAVLGRTPAVRSCARVLIGGWMAMAITFGLTKLIGSAGMEM, encoded by the coding sequence ATGGCTGCTCAAAACCATGTCCAACTTACTGTCCTTAAAGAACATGATAACCAGAACCAAAACGAAGTACCTGAAGAAGAATTTGACTACTCCCAAAGGGCACAATGGCTTAGAGCTGGTATATTAGGAGCCAATGATGGAGTGGTTACTACTGCATCTTTGATGATGGGTGTTGGAGCTGTCCAGAAAGACGTTAACGCCATGATCCTAATCGGCTTTGCAGCATTGTTTGCTGGTGCTTGTAGCATGGCTATAGGAGAGTTTGTTTCTGTGTACTCTCAACTGGACATAGAGCTAGCTCAAATTAAGAGAGAGAACACAATAAGAGGACAGAATCATGAAGAGCAAGGAGAAGAAGACAAGAAGGAAGGACTCCCAAATCCATTTCTGGCAGCCATAGCTTCAGCTGTTGCATTTTCATTGGGTGGAATAATACCAATTCTTGCAGCTGGATTTATATCTAACCATAAGGTCAGAATGGCTGTGGTGGTGGCTGCAGTGAGCGTGGCATTGTTTGTATTTGGAGGGGTTGGTGCTGTTCTTGGCAGAACTCCTGCAGTGAGGTCTTGTGCCAGAGTTTTAATTGGTGGTTGGATGGCTATGGCAATTACCTTTGGGCTTACCAAACTGATCGGCTCTGCTGGCATGGAGATGTGA
- the LOC107793297 gene encoding vacuolar iron transporter homolog 4-like codes for MAAQNHVQIAIPKEHDNQNQNQVPEEDFDYSQRAQWLRAAVLGANDGLVSTASLMMGVGAVQKNVNAMILTGFAGLFAGACSMAIGEFVSVYSQLDIELAQMKRDKTTEGQNQEHQQQQEEGNKEQLPNPFQAAVASAIAFSLGAIVPILAAAFIANHKVRLAVIVAAVSLALLAFGGIGAFLGRSPMLKSCARVLIGGWMAMAITFGLTKLIGSTGMET; via the coding sequence ATGGCTGCTCAAAACCATGTGCAAATTGCCATCCCTAAAGAACAcgacaaccaaaaccaaaaccaagTCCCTGAAGAGGACTTTGACTACTCCCAAAGGGCTCAGTGGCTTCGAGCAGCTGTGTTAGGAGCCAATGACGGATTGGTTTCAACTGCATCTTTGATGATGGGTGTTGGAGCTGTCCAAAAGAATGTCAACGCCATGATCCTAACCGGCTTTGCTGGGTTGTTTGCCGGTGCTTGTAGCATGGCCATAGGGGAGTTTGTTTCTGTGTATTCTCAACTAGACATAGAACTAGCTCAAATGAAGAGGGACAAAACAACAGAAGGGCAGAACCaagaacatcaacaacaacaagaagaaggcAACAAGGAGCAGCTGCCAAATCCATTTCAGGCAGCCGTAGCCTCAGCTATTGCATTTTCACTAGGTGCCATTGTGCCAATTCTTGCTGCTGCATTTATAGCAAATCATAAGGTGAGGCTAGCTGTGATTGTGGCTGCAGTGAGTTTGGCATTGTTAGCATTTGGAGGGATTGGTGCTTTTTTGGGCAGAAGTCCAATGCTGAAATCATGTGCCAGAGTTTTAATTGGTGGCTGGATGGCAATGGCCATTACCTTTGGCCTTACCAAACTGATTGGTTCTACTGGCATGGAGACGTGA
- the LOC107793299 gene encoding glycine-rich RNA-binding protein RZ1A, whose translation MADDEYRCFIGNLSWSTSDRGLKDAFEKFGNLVDAKVVLDKFSGRSRGFGFVTFDEKRAMEDAIEAMNGVDLDGRDITVDKAQPDKGSGRDFDSDRPRDRDRDRGRDRDRGSRDYGGGRGSGGGGDCFNCGKPGHFARECPSEGGRGGRHGGGGGGSRSSGYGPDRNGDRYGSRSSRDGGGRGGGERFSRDRSGPYERRSSGSSRAG comes from the exons ATGGCAGACGATGAATATCGCTGTTTTATTGGTAACTTGTCATGGTCGACTTCTGATCGAGGATTAAAAGATGCATTTGAGAAGTTTGGAAATCTTGTTGATGCAAAG GTTGTACTTGACAAGTTCTCTGGCCGATCTCGTGGATTTGGTTTTGTTACATTTGATGAAAAGAGAGCAATGGAAGATGCCATTGAAGCAATGAATGGAGTGGACTTAGACGGTCGTGATATTACTGTAGACAAAGCCCAGCCTGACAAAGGTTCAGGTAGAGATTTTGATAGTGATCGACCTCGTGACCGTGACCGAGATCGGGGTCGCGATCGCGATCGTGGTAGCCGTGATTATGGAGGTGGGCGGGGATCTGGTGGTGGTGGAGACTGCTTTAACTGTGGTAAGCCAGGACACTTTGCCAGAGAATGCCCTAGTGAAGGGGGTAGAGGTGGTCGGCATGGTGGCGGAGGTGGTGGTAGTAGAAGCAGTGGCTATGGACCCGATAGGAACGGAGATCGATATGGAAGCCGCAGCAGCAGAGATGGTGGTGGTCGTGGAGGAGGTGAACGGTTTAGCCGTGATCGCTCTGGGCCATACGAACGTCGCAGTTCTGGAAGCTCTCGAGCTGGCTGA